From one Lotus japonicus ecotype B-129 chromosome 3, LjGifu_v1.2 genomic stretch:
- the LOC130748272 gene encoding homogentisate 1,2-dioxygenase: MEHSTAGDDFNYLSGFGNHFSSEALAGALPEAQNSPLICPYGLYAEQISGTSFTSPRNLNLFSWFYRVKPSVTHEPFKPRVPCNGRILSEFNHSNSSTNPTQLRWKPMDSPDSPTDFIDGLSTVCGSGSSFMRHGYAIHMYTANKSMNNCAFCNADGDFLIVPQQGRLFITTECGRLKVSPGEIAMLPQGFRFTVDLPDGPSRGYVAEIFGTHFQLPDLGPIGANGLAAPRDFLVPTAWFEDKSYPGYTIVQKFGGELFSAVQDFSPFNVVAWRGNYVPYKYDLSKFCPYNTVLFDHSDPSINTVLTAPTDKPGVALLDFVIFPPRWLVAEHTFRPPYYHRNCMSEFMGLIHGGYEAKVDGFLPGGASLHSCMTPHGPDTKSYEATIARGNDVGPNKITDTMAFMFESCLIPRISRWALESPFLDHDYYQCWIGLRSHFNVTEISPRTPTLDSETVAGDTKSS; the protein is encoded by the exons ATGGAACATTCCACCGCCGGCGACGACTTCAACTACCTCTCCGGCTTCGGCAACCACTTCTCCTCCGAGGCCCTCGCCGGAGCTCTCCCGGAGGCCCAGAATAGCCCCCTTATCTGCCCCTATGGCCTCTACGCCGAGCAAATCTCCGGCACCTCATTCACTTCTCCTCGGAATCTCAACCTCTTCAG TTGGTTTTATCGGGTCAAACCATCGGTGACCCATGAACCGTTCAAGCCTCGGGTTCCTTGTAATGGAAGGATTTTGAGTGAGTTCAACCACTCCAACAGTTCTACTAACCCAACACAGCTTCGATGGAAACCGATGGATTCGCCTGATTCACCCACGGATTTCATTGATGGGTTATCTACGGTTTGTGGTTCTGGTAGCTCCTTCATGCGCCATGGATATGCTATTCACAT GTACACTGCTAACAAATCAATGAACAATTGTGCCTTTTGCAATGCTGATGGTGACTTCTTGATAGTTCCCCAGCAAGGAA GACTCTTCATAACTACTGAATGTGGAAGATTGAAAGTTTCCCCAGGTGAAATTGCTATGCTACCCCAAGGTTTTCGTTTTACTGTCGATCTGCCTGATGGTCCATCACGTGGCTatgttgctgaaatttttgGTACTCATTTTCAACTTCCTGATCTGGGACCAATAG GTGCTAATGGTCTCGCTGCCCCAAGGGATTTCCTTGTTCCTACAGCATGGTTTGAGGATAAATCTTATCCTGGGTACACCATAGTACAGAAGTTTGGTGGTGAACTATTTTCTGCAGTACAAGATTTCTCTCCCTTCAATGTTGTTGCTTGGCGTGGTAATTATGTTCCGTATAAG TATGATCTTAGCAAATTCTGCCCTTACAACACAGTTCTCTTTGATCACAGTGATCCATCAATCAACACTG TGTTGACAGCACCAACTGATAAGCCTGGAGTGGCATTGCTTGATTTCGTCATTTTCCCGCCCAGATGGCTGGTTGCTGAACACACTTTCCGGCCTCCATATTATCACCGCAACTGCATGAGTGAATTTATGGGTCTCATCCATGGTGGCTATGAG GCGAAGGTTGATGGGTTTCTTCCGGGCGGTGCAAGTCTTCATAGCTGTATGACTCCCCACGGTCCTGATACGAAGTCATATGAG GCCACCATTGCGCGTGGGAATGATGTAGGACCTAACAAGATCACTGACACGATGGCTTTTATGTTTGAGTCGTGTTTGATACCTCGCATTAGTCGATGGGCTCTCGAATCACCATTCTTGGACCATGATTATTACCAATGTTGGATTGGCCTGAGATCTCATTTCAATGTTACAGAGATATCTCCTAGAACCCCAACCTTGGATAGTGAAACGGTTGCTGGCGACACAAAATCCAGCTAG
- the LOC130748745 gene encoding uncharacterized protein LOC130748745 yields the protein MGSTTSNKGSGCYCYIQDENTSLTRANLPYFAMREHGGNHISLAVGQSVPGPPAFNGEDYEYWKARMRLFFESTCFDMWDIIESGYLVPREGGVDVPKASWSPEQKYQASLNAKAKYYLACALSKSEFNKISDCSTAKDMWDTLAIVHEDTKDVKEAKLSIMTCRYEMFKMESHESIDQMFGRFQTITNRLKSLGKTIPSSHQVWKILRSLPKQWRPLVTAIQVAKDMATMNLYELIGHLKAYELELCEKDAAFRKGKNIAL from the exons ATGGGTAGCACAACAAGTAACAAAGGCAGCGGTTGCTACTGCTACATTCAGGACGAG AACACAAGCCTTACACGGGCTAATCTCCCCTATTTTGCCATGAGGGAACATGGTGGGAATCATATCTCCCTTGCAGTAGGTcaatcagttccagggcctcCAGCCTTCAATGGAGAAGACTATGAGTATTGGAAGGCAAGAATGCGACTCTTTTTTGAGTCCACATGCTTTGATATGTGGGACATCATTGAAAGTGGATACCTTGTTCCAAGAGAAGGTGGTGTTGATGTTCCAAAGGCCTCCTGGTCTCCTGAGCAGAAATATCAGGCGTCGCTGAATGCTAAGGCCAAGTACTACCTGGCTTGTGCCCTGAGCAAATCAGAGTTCAACAAGATTTCTGATTGCTCAACAGCCAAGGACATGTGGGACACCTTAGCCATTGTTCATGAAGACACCAAAGATGTCAAAGAAGCAAAGTTAAGCATAATGACTTGTCGATATGAGATGTTCAAGATGGAATCACATGAGTCCATTGATCAGATGTTTGGAAGATTTCAAACAATCACTAATCGTCTTAAATCACTTGGAAAGACCATTCCATCTTCTCACCAAGTGTGGAAGATCTTGAGGAGTCTTCCAAAGCAATGGAGACCCTTGGTGACTGCCATTCAAGTAGCCAAGGACATGGCCACAATGAATCTTTATGAGCTTATAGGTCACTTGAAAGCTTATGAGCTTGAATTGTGTGAAAAAGATGCTGCGTTTAGAAAAGGAAAGAACATTGCTCT GTGA